In Balaenoptera musculus isolate JJ_BM4_2016_0621 chromosome 17, mBalMus1.pri.v3, whole genome shotgun sequence, a genomic segment contains:
- the TGS1 gene encoding trimethylguanosine synthase isoform X2: MYCEKWSFVAEMCLFLEDLREGSCILCLCSRAFVEDRKLCSLGLKGYYVKDDGISAVLCVGEQAAEEEEGGRSQGTAESRDSKDVDPDESELDSEAELMRSMGLPLQFGRASAHKNFEVSMNTRNKVKIKKKKKKHQKKYLDEIKRASWRQECEEDDILASDDPSSSENENTRRCELRTKKDIEGENLPAENALSPKLEITELWEKYWKEHGGELLWQSWEEKHAGQTLCSEPWNVPHTKQEWEQHYSQLYWYYLEQFQYWEAQGWTFDASQSCDTDTCGSKTEVDNKKDENRTKADELSSPSSSMGSESSSSSDKDHSEILDGLSNISLNSEEVEQSRLDPSVSCDGQQRLSEVHSGRECPASGQSEPRNGGTKESSLSGNRSTSQPAQDSQESSEANTIKDRPRLIGTDGDESGEDPPEQKPSKLKRSHELDIDENPDSDFDVDGSLLGFKHGSGQKYGGISNFSHRQVRYLHKDVKYKSKYLDMRRQINMKNKHIFFTEEPGKTLFKKSKTLSKVEKFLKWVNEPMDDEASQEPVSHNNVQDTCTSSGSEEQELSVEKGDDPPETSEPEPGTRRAVSPAGEVGTEKTDRDSTEAAVPDEGDCPAQAAPDRLQVEAEAENKKKKKKKKSKNRKGIGLPPEITAVPELAKYWAQRYRLFSRFDDGIKLDREGWFSVTPEKIAEHIAGRVSGCSGCDTVVDAFCGVGGNTIQFALTGKRVIAIDIDPVKIDLARNNAEIYGVADKIEFICGDFLQLASRLKADVVFLSPPWGGPDYATAEIFDISTMMSPDGFEIFRLSQKITNNIIYFLPRNANIDQVASLAGPGGQVEIEQNFLNNRLKTITAYFGELIRRSASES, encoded by the exons ATGTACTGCGAGAAGTGGAGCTTCGTGGCGGAGATGTGTCTCTTCCTTGAAGACCTGCGGGAGGGCTCCTGCATCCTCTGCCTCTGCTCCAGGGCGTTTGTGGA AGATCGGAAATTGTGCAGTTTGGGATTAAAAGGCTACTACGTTAAAGACGATGGCATCAGTGCAG TGCTGTGTGTAGGAGAGCAAGctgcagaagaggaagaaggcgGTCGTTCCCAGGGCACTGCAGAGTCACGTGACAGCAAAGACGTAGACCCAGATGAAAGTGAACTTGATTCTGAGGCTGAACTCATGAGAAGCATGGGACTGCCACTTCAGTTTGGTAGGGCGTCTGCACATAAGAATTTTGAG GTGTCTATGAATACTagaaacaaagttaaaataaaaaagaaaaagaaaaaacatcagaAGAAGTACTTAGATGAAATTAAGAGAGCATCTTGGAGACAAGAATGTGAGGAAGACGACATTTTGGCTTCAGATGACCCATCTTCATCTGAGAATGAGAACACCAGAAGGTGCGAACTTCGAACCAAAAAAGACATTGAAGGTGAGAATCTTCCTGCTGAAAATGCATTATCTCCAAAGCTGGAAATTACGGAGCTCTGGGAGAAGTACTGGAAGGAACACGGGGGAGAACTGCTGTGGCAAAGCTGGGAAGAAAAGCATGCAGGTCAGACGCTGTGCTCAGAACCCTGGAACGTCCCTCATACAAAGCAGGAATGGGAGCAGCATTATAGCCAGCTGTACTGGTATTATTTGGAACAGTTTCAGTATTGGGAAGCTCAGGGTTGGACTTTTGATGCTTCACAAAGCTGTGATACAGATACTTGTGGGTCTAAAACAGAAGTTGACAACAAGAAAGACGAAAATCGCACGAAAGCAGATGaactttcttctccatcttcatcAATGGGTAGCGAAAGCTCTAGTTCAAGTGATAAAGATCATAGTGAAATTCTTGATGGACTTAGTAATATAAGTCTGAATTCAGAGGAAGTAGAACAGAGCCGGTTAGATCCCTCTGTGAGTTGTGATGGACAGCAGCGTTTAAGTGAAGTTCACAGCGGAAGAGAATGCCCTGCTTCGGGCCAAAGTGAACCACGTAACGGAGGAACCAAGGAAAGCAGCTTGTCTGGGAACAGAAGCACGAGCCAGCCAGCTCAGG ATTCACAAGAGTCATCAGAAGCAAACACAATCAAAGACAGACCACGCCTCATCGGCACTGATGGAGACGAGAGTGGCGAAGATCCACCTGAACAGAAGCCAAGCAAACTCAAGAGGAG ccATGAACTGGACATCGATGAAAACCCGGATTCAGACTTTGATGTCGACGGTTCCCTTCTAGGATTCAAGCATGGCTCAGGACAAAA ATATGGTGGAATTTCAAATTTCAGTCACCGGCAGGTCAGGTATCTACACAAGGATGTGAAGTACAAGTCAAAGTACTTGGACATGAGAAgacaaatcaatatgaaaaacaaacacatcttCTTCACTGAAGAGCCAGGAAAAACTCTTttcaagaaaagcaaaactttgaGTAAG GTAGAAAAATTCCTAAAATGGGTTAATGAACCAATGGATGACGAAGCATCGCAGGAGCCAGTTTCTCATAACAACGTGCAAGATACTTGCACAAGCAGTGGTTCAGAGGAACAAGAATTGTCTGTTGAAAAAGGGGATGACCCACCGGAGACGAGTGAGCCGGAACCTGGGACGCGTCGTGCCGTGTCTCCAGCTGGGGAAGTGGGAACAGAGAAGACTGACAGGGACAGCACAGAAGCAGCAGTGCCAGATGAGGGGGACTGCCCCGCCCAGGCTGCACCAGACCGTCTTCAGGTAGAAGCCGAAG ctgaaaataaaaagaagaagaagaagaagaaaagcaagaacaGAAAGGGAATTGGTCTGCCTCCTGAGATCACTGCTGTGCCTGAGCTGGCAAAGTACTGGGCCCAGAGATACAGGCTCTTCTCCCGCTTTGACGATGGGATTAAATTAGACAGAG AGGGCTGGTTTTCAGTTACACCCGAGAAGATCGCTGAGCACATCGCCGGAAGGGTCAGCGGGTGCTCCGGGTGTGACACCGTAGTCGACGCATTTTGTGGAGTTGGAGGAAATACCATTCAGTTTGCCTTAACAGGAAAGAGAG TGATCGCCATTGATATTGATCCTGTTAAGATCGATCTTGCTCGCAATAATGCAGAAATTTATGGGGTAGCGGACAAGATTGAGTTCATCTGTGGAGATTTCCTGCAGCTGGCTTCTCGTTTAAAGGCTGATGTCGTGTTTCTCAGCCCGCCTTGGGGAGGACCAGACTACGCCACCGCCGAGATCTTCGACATCAGCACCATGATGTCTCCTGATGG CTTTGAAATTTTCAGACTTTCCCAGAAGATCACtaataatatcatttattttcttccaagaaaTGCTAATATTGACCAG GTGGCGTCCTTGGCTGGGCCTGGAGGGCAAGTGGAAATAGAACAAAACTTTCTTAATAATAGATTGAAGACAATCACTGCTTATTTTGGGGAACTGATCCGCAGATCAGCCTCTGAATCATAA
- the TGS1 gene encoding trimethylguanosine synthase isoform X3, which produces MYCEKWSFVAEMCLFLEDLREGSCILCLCSRAFVEDRKLCSLGLKGYYVKDDGISAGEQAAEEEEGGRSQGTAESRDSKDVDPDESELDSEAELMRSMGLPLQFGRASAHKNFEVSMNTRNKVKIKKKKKKHQKKYLDEIKRASWRQECEEDDILASDDPSSSENENTRRCELRTKKDIEGENLPAENALSPKLEITELWEKYWKEHGGELLWQSWEEKHAGQTLCSEPWNVPHTKQEWEQHYSQLYWYYLEQFQYWEAQGWTFDASQSCDTDTCGSKTEVDNKKDENRTKADELSSPSSSMGSESSSSSDKDHSEILDGLSNISLNSEEVEQSRLDPSVSCDGQQRLSEVHSGRECPASGQSEPRNGGTKESSLSGNRSTSQPAQDSQESSEANTIKDRPRLIGTDGDESGEDPPEQKPSKLKRSHELDIDENPDSDFDVDGSLLGFKHGSGQKYGGISNFSHRQVRYLHKDVKYKSKYLDMRRQINMKNKHIFFTEEPGKTLFKKSKTLSKVEKFLKWVNEPMDDEASQEPVSHNNVQDTCTSSGSEEQELSVEKGDDPPETSEPEPGTRRAVSPAGEVGTEKTDRDSTEAAVPDEGDCPAQAAPDRLQVEAEAENKKKKKKKKSKNRKGIGLPPEITAVPELAKYWAQRYRLFSRFDDGIKLDREGWFSVTPEKIAEHIAGRVSGCSGCDTVVDAFCGVGGNTIQFALTGKRVIAIDIDPVKIDLARNNAEIYGVADKIEFICGDFLQLASRLKADVVFLSPPWGGPDYATAEIFDISTMMSPDGFEIFRLSQKITNNIIYFLPRNANIDQVASLAGPGGQVEIEQNFLNNRLKTITAYFGELIRRSASES; this is translated from the exons ATGTACTGCGAGAAGTGGAGCTTCGTGGCGGAGATGTGTCTCTTCCTTGAAGACCTGCGGGAGGGCTCCTGCATCCTCTGCCTCTGCTCCAGGGCGTTTGTGGA AGATCGGAAATTGTGCAGTTTGGGATTAAAAGGCTACTACGTTAAAGACGATGGCATCAGTGCAG GAGAGCAAGctgcagaagaggaagaaggcgGTCGTTCCCAGGGCACTGCAGAGTCACGTGACAGCAAAGACGTAGACCCAGATGAAAGTGAACTTGATTCTGAGGCTGAACTCATGAGAAGCATGGGACTGCCACTTCAGTTTGGTAGGGCGTCTGCACATAAGAATTTTGAG GTGTCTATGAATACTagaaacaaagttaaaataaaaaagaaaaagaaaaaacatcagaAGAAGTACTTAGATGAAATTAAGAGAGCATCTTGGAGACAAGAATGTGAGGAAGACGACATTTTGGCTTCAGATGACCCATCTTCATCTGAGAATGAGAACACCAGAAGGTGCGAACTTCGAACCAAAAAAGACATTGAAGGTGAGAATCTTCCTGCTGAAAATGCATTATCTCCAAAGCTGGAAATTACGGAGCTCTGGGAGAAGTACTGGAAGGAACACGGGGGAGAACTGCTGTGGCAAAGCTGGGAAGAAAAGCATGCAGGTCAGACGCTGTGCTCAGAACCCTGGAACGTCCCTCATACAAAGCAGGAATGGGAGCAGCATTATAGCCAGCTGTACTGGTATTATTTGGAACAGTTTCAGTATTGGGAAGCTCAGGGTTGGACTTTTGATGCTTCACAAAGCTGTGATACAGATACTTGTGGGTCTAAAACAGAAGTTGACAACAAGAAAGACGAAAATCGCACGAAAGCAGATGaactttcttctccatcttcatcAATGGGTAGCGAAAGCTCTAGTTCAAGTGATAAAGATCATAGTGAAATTCTTGATGGACTTAGTAATATAAGTCTGAATTCAGAGGAAGTAGAACAGAGCCGGTTAGATCCCTCTGTGAGTTGTGATGGACAGCAGCGTTTAAGTGAAGTTCACAGCGGAAGAGAATGCCCTGCTTCGGGCCAAAGTGAACCACGTAACGGAGGAACCAAGGAAAGCAGCTTGTCTGGGAACAGAAGCACGAGCCAGCCAGCTCAGG ATTCACAAGAGTCATCAGAAGCAAACACAATCAAAGACAGACCACGCCTCATCGGCACTGATGGAGACGAGAGTGGCGAAGATCCACCTGAACAGAAGCCAAGCAAACTCAAGAGGAG ccATGAACTGGACATCGATGAAAACCCGGATTCAGACTTTGATGTCGACGGTTCCCTTCTAGGATTCAAGCATGGCTCAGGACAAAA ATATGGTGGAATTTCAAATTTCAGTCACCGGCAGGTCAGGTATCTACACAAGGATGTGAAGTACAAGTCAAAGTACTTGGACATGAGAAgacaaatcaatatgaaaaacaaacacatcttCTTCACTGAAGAGCCAGGAAAAACTCTTttcaagaaaagcaaaactttgaGTAAG GTAGAAAAATTCCTAAAATGGGTTAATGAACCAATGGATGACGAAGCATCGCAGGAGCCAGTTTCTCATAACAACGTGCAAGATACTTGCACAAGCAGTGGTTCAGAGGAACAAGAATTGTCTGTTGAAAAAGGGGATGACCCACCGGAGACGAGTGAGCCGGAACCTGGGACGCGTCGTGCCGTGTCTCCAGCTGGGGAAGTGGGAACAGAGAAGACTGACAGGGACAGCACAGAAGCAGCAGTGCCAGATGAGGGGGACTGCCCCGCCCAGGCTGCACCAGACCGTCTTCAGGTAGAAGCCGAAG ctgaaaataaaaagaagaagaagaagaagaaaagcaagaacaGAAAGGGAATTGGTCTGCCTCCTGAGATCACTGCTGTGCCTGAGCTGGCAAAGTACTGGGCCCAGAGATACAGGCTCTTCTCCCGCTTTGACGATGGGATTAAATTAGACAGAG AGGGCTGGTTTTCAGTTACACCCGAGAAGATCGCTGAGCACATCGCCGGAAGGGTCAGCGGGTGCTCCGGGTGTGACACCGTAGTCGACGCATTTTGTGGAGTTGGAGGAAATACCATTCAGTTTGCCTTAACAGGAAAGAGAG TGATCGCCATTGATATTGATCCTGTTAAGATCGATCTTGCTCGCAATAATGCAGAAATTTATGGGGTAGCGGACAAGATTGAGTTCATCTGTGGAGATTTCCTGCAGCTGGCTTCTCGTTTAAAGGCTGATGTCGTGTTTCTCAGCCCGCCTTGGGGAGGACCAGACTACGCCACCGCCGAGATCTTCGACATCAGCACCATGATGTCTCCTGATGG CTTTGAAATTTTCAGACTTTCCCAGAAGATCACtaataatatcatttattttcttccaagaaaTGCTAATATTGACCAG GTGGCGTCCTTGGCTGGGCCTGGAGGGCAAGTGGAAATAGAACAAAACTTTCTTAATAATAGATTGAAGACAATCACTGCTTATTTTGGGGAACTGATCCGCAGATCAGCCTCTGAATCATAA
- the TGS1 gene encoding trimethylguanosine synthase isoform X1: protein MYCEKWSFVAEMCLFLEDLREGSCILCLCSRAFVEDRKLCSLGLKGYYVKDDGISAANVTVLCVGEQAAEEEEGGRSQGTAESRDSKDVDPDESELDSEAELMRSMGLPLQFGRASAHKNFEVSMNTRNKVKIKKKKKKHQKKYLDEIKRASWRQECEEDDILASDDPSSSENENTRRCELRTKKDIEGENLPAENALSPKLEITELWEKYWKEHGGELLWQSWEEKHAGQTLCSEPWNVPHTKQEWEQHYSQLYWYYLEQFQYWEAQGWTFDASQSCDTDTCGSKTEVDNKKDENRTKADELSSPSSSMGSESSSSSDKDHSEILDGLSNISLNSEEVEQSRLDPSVSCDGQQRLSEVHSGRECPASGQSEPRNGGTKESSLSGNRSTSQPAQDSQESSEANTIKDRPRLIGTDGDESGEDPPEQKPSKLKRSHELDIDENPDSDFDVDGSLLGFKHGSGQKYGGISNFSHRQVRYLHKDVKYKSKYLDMRRQINMKNKHIFFTEEPGKTLFKKSKTLSKVEKFLKWVNEPMDDEASQEPVSHNNVQDTCTSSGSEEQELSVEKGDDPPETSEPEPGTRRAVSPAGEVGTEKTDRDSTEAAVPDEGDCPAQAAPDRLQVEAEAENKKKKKKKKSKNRKGIGLPPEITAVPELAKYWAQRYRLFSRFDDGIKLDREGWFSVTPEKIAEHIAGRVSGCSGCDTVVDAFCGVGGNTIQFALTGKRVIAIDIDPVKIDLARNNAEIYGVADKIEFICGDFLQLASRLKADVVFLSPPWGGPDYATAEIFDISTMMSPDGFEIFRLSQKITNNIIYFLPRNANIDQVASLAGPGGQVEIEQNFLNNRLKTITAYFGELIRRSASES from the exons ATGTACTGCGAGAAGTGGAGCTTCGTGGCGGAGATGTGTCTCTTCCTTGAAGACCTGCGGGAGGGCTCCTGCATCCTCTGCCTCTGCTCCAGGGCGTTTGTGGA AGATCGGAAATTGTGCAGTTTGGGATTAAAAGGCTACTACGTTAAAGACGATGGCATCAGTGCAG CTAACGTAACAGTGCTGTGTGTAGGAGAGCAAGctgcagaagaggaagaaggcgGTCGTTCCCAGGGCACTGCAGAGTCACGTGACAGCAAAGACGTAGACCCAGATGAAAGTGAACTTGATTCTGAGGCTGAACTCATGAGAAGCATGGGACTGCCACTTCAGTTTGGTAGGGCGTCTGCACATAAGAATTTTGAG GTGTCTATGAATACTagaaacaaagttaaaataaaaaagaaaaagaaaaaacatcagaAGAAGTACTTAGATGAAATTAAGAGAGCATCTTGGAGACAAGAATGTGAGGAAGACGACATTTTGGCTTCAGATGACCCATCTTCATCTGAGAATGAGAACACCAGAAGGTGCGAACTTCGAACCAAAAAAGACATTGAAGGTGAGAATCTTCCTGCTGAAAATGCATTATCTCCAAAGCTGGAAATTACGGAGCTCTGGGAGAAGTACTGGAAGGAACACGGGGGAGAACTGCTGTGGCAAAGCTGGGAAGAAAAGCATGCAGGTCAGACGCTGTGCTCAGAACCCTGGAACGTCCCTCATACAAAGCAGGAATGGGAGCAGCATTATAGCCAGCTGTACTGGTATTATTTGGAACAGTTTCAGTATTGGGAAGCTCAGGGTTGGACTTTTGATGCTTCACAAAGCTGTGATACAGATACTTGTGGGTCTAAAACAGAAGTTGACAACAAGAAAGACGAAAATCGCACGAAAGCAGATGaactttcttctccatcttcatcAATGGGTAGCGAAAGCTCTAGTTCAAGTGATAAAGATCATAGTGAAATTCTTGATGGACTTAGTAATATAAGTCTGAATTCAGAGGAAGTAGAACAGAGCCGGTTAGATCCCTCTGTGAGTTGTGATGGACAGCAGCGTTTAAGTGAAGTTCACAGCGGAAGAGAATGCCCTGCTTCGGGCCAAAGTGAACCACGTAACGGAGGAACCAAGGAAAGCAGCTTGTCTGGGAACAGAAGCACGAGCCAGCCAGCTCAGG ATTCACAAGAGTCATCAGAAGCAAACACAATCAAAGACAGACCACGCCTCATCGGCACTGATGGAGACGAGAGTGGCGAAGATCCACCTGAACAGAAGCCAAGCAAACTCAAGAGGAG ccATGAACTGGACATCGATGAAAACCCGGATTCAGACTTTGATGTCGACGGTTCCCTTCTAGGATTCAAGCATGGCTCAGGACAAAA ATATGGTGGAATTTCAAATTTCAGTCACCGGCAGGTCAGGTATCTACACAAGGATGTGAAGTACAAGTCAAAGTACTTGGACATGAGAAgacaaatcaatatgaaaaacaaacacatcttCTTCACTGAAGAGCCAGGAAAAACTCTTttcaagaaaagcaaaactttgaGTAAG GTAGAAAAATTCCTAAAATGGGTTAATGAACCAATGGATGACGAAGCATCGCAGGAGCCAGTTTCTCATAACAACGTGCAAGATACTTGCACAAGCAGTGGTTCAGAGGAACAAGAATTGTCTGTTGAAAAAGGGGATGACCCACCGGAGACGAGTGAGCCGGAACCTGGGACGCGTCGTGCCGTGTCTCCAGCTGGGGAAGTGGGAACAGAGAAGACTGACAGGGACAGCACAGAAGCAGCAGTGCCAGATGAGGGGGACTGCCCCGCCCAGGCTGCACCAGACCGTCTTCAGGTAGAAGCCGAAG ctgaaaataaaaagaagaagaagaagaagaaaagcaagaacaGAAAGGGAATTGGTCTGCCTCCTGAGATCACTGCTGTGCCTGAGCTGGCAAAGTACTGGGCCCAGAGATACAGGCTCTTCTCCCGCTTTGACGATGGGATTAAATTAGACAGAG AGGGCTGGTTTTCAGTTACACCCGAGAAGATCGCTGAGCACATCGCCGGAAGGGTCAGCGGGTGCTCCGGGTGTGACACCGTAGTCGACGCATTTTGTGGAGTTGGAGGAAATACCATTCAGTTTGCCTTAACAGGAAAGAGAG TGATCGCCATTGATATTGATCCTGTTAAGATCGATCTTGCTCGCAATAATGCAGAAATTTATGGGGTAGCGGACAAGATTGAGTTCATCTGTGGAGATTTCCTGCAGCTGGCTTCTCGTTTAAAGGCTGATGTCGTGTTTCTCAGCCCGCCTTGGGGAGGACCAGACTACGCCACCGCCGAGATCTTCGACATCAGCACCATGATGTCTCCTGATGG CTTTGAAATTTTCAGACTTTCCCAGAAGATCACtaataatatcatttattttcttccaagaaaTGCTAATATTGACCAG GTGGCGTCCTTGGCTGGGCCTGGAGGGCAAGTGGAAATAGAACAAAACTTTCTTAATAATAGATTGAAGACAATCACTGCTTATTTTGGGGAACTGATCCGCAGATCAGCCTCTGAATCATAA